The following are encoded in a window of Deltaproteobacteria bacterium genomic DNA:
- a CDS encoding isoprenylcysteine carboxylmethyltransferase family protein yields MKLSEEFKKKSTRVVLVFAGSIIIGLGIDRVFGLPHMFKGNIHKIVGWILLIIGFTLPSISGRNLTVKGRDRDLPRGITDKLVTNGIYSYVRHPAFDGFILILMGLAPLINSYGYAAMALVDICLIIYFALVIEEKENYEKFGETYLEYKKRVPPFIPKI; encoded by the coding sequence ATGAAGCTTTCAGAAGAATTCAAGAAAAAAAGCACAAGAGTTGTGCTGGTTTTTGCTGGCTCTATCATTATTGGTTTAGGAATAGATAGGGTCTTTGGATTGCCCCATATGTTCAAAGGAAATATTCATAAAATTGTAGGATGGATTTTGTTAATCATTGGCTTTACATTGCCATCAATTTCAGGAAGAAACCTTACTGTTAAGGGAAGAGATAGGGATTTGCCTCGCGGTATAACAGATAAGCTCGTTACCAATGGAATTTATTCCTATGTGAGGCATCCTGCATTTGACGGTTTTATATTGATTCTGATGGGTCTTGCACCACTGATTAATTCCTATGGATATGCTGCTATGGCTCTTGTGGATATCTGCTTAATTATCTATTTTGCTTTGGTAATTGAAGAAAAGGAAAACTATGAAAAGTTTGGCGAGACATACTTAGAATACAA